In Oryza sativa Japonica Group chromosome 2, ASM3414082v1, the following are encoded in one genomic region:
- the LOC4329941 gene encoding outer envelope pore protein 37, chloroplastic — protein MATTTTTSSSSSNSQNPNPFNLPPWLRSLRCPFTFLCPPPPPPPPPPPPPPPPPPPLEVVSPSPRWRRPGLRVTTEYDSEEAMFAHKVSCKVAGGLAKLRLSFQSDPSGQGLGEEGDPRRQLFVAPVVGLIAKNFSVLYDVEARNALLSGQGSLPGGAIQLRGSHDVKERQGEVSVITRLGDPSYKLELSSLVPYNGLPRATLHFPIGQVSVEERRNEADEKMLSLYGIAKSNFLDGILTAQYSENDINLRYCYKDNELTLIPSVSLPSNAVSLGFKRRFGPSDKLSYRYDFTTDDWNAVYKRTVGKDFKVKAGYDSEVRVGWASVWVGQEDGKAKTAPMKTKLQLMLQVPQDNFRNPTFLFRVKKRWDL, from the exons atggccaccaccaccaccacctcctcctcctcctccaattcccaaaaccctaaccccttcAACCTCCCGCCATGGCTCCGCAGCCTCCGCTGCCCCTTCACCTTCCTCTgcccgcccccaccgcccccgccgccccctcctcctccgccgccgccgccgcctcccccgctgGAGGTGGTGTCGCCGTCCccgcggtggaggcggccgggGCTGAGGGTGACCACGGAGTACGACAGCGAGGAGGCCATGTTCGCGCACAAGGTGTCGTGCAAGGTCGCGGGCGGGCTCGCCAAGCTGCGGCTGTCGTTCCAGAGCGACCCGTCGGGGCAGGGGTTGGGGGAGGAGGGCGACCCGCGGCGGCAGCTATTCGTCGCGCCCGTGGTCGGGCTCATCGCCAAGAATTTCTCCGTGCTGTACGACGTCGAGGCCCGCAACGCGCTGCTCAGCGGGCAGGGctccctccccggcggcgccaTCCAGCTCCGCGGCTCACACGATGTCAAG GAGCGACAAGGAGAAGTCTCAGTGATCACTAGGCTGGGTGATCCGTCTTATAAACTTGAGCTATCATCCTTGGTGCCTTACAATGGTCTG CCGAGAGCAACCCTCCACTTTCCTATTGGTCAAGTGTCAGTTGAAGAGAGGAGAAACGAAGCGGATGAGAAAATGTTATCCCTTTATGGAATTGCAAAATCTAATTTCTTGGATGGCATTCTTACTGCCCAGTACAGTGAAAACGATATTAATCTGAGATATTGTTATAAG GACAATGAACTAACTTTAATTCCCAGCGTGTCCCTGCCTTCCAATGCTGTATCCTTAGGCTTCAAAAGGCGGTTTGGTCCTTCTGATAAGTTGAG CTATCGTTATGACTTTACCACTGATGACTGGAATGCTGTTTATAAGCGCACAGTTGGTAAAGATTTCAAAGTGAAAGCTGGTTATGATTCTGAGGTGCGAGTTGGATGGGCTTCAGTTTGG GTGGGTCAAGAAGACGGCAAGGCAAAGACCGCACCAATGAAGACGAAACTTCAGCTCATGCTTCAAGTTCCTCAGGACAATTTCCGCAATCCCACCTTCCTGTTCCGTGTGAAGAAAAGATGGGATCTGTAG
- the LOC4329943 gene encoding uncharacterized protein, with translation MATKYIIGSVAASFAFAYVCEIYIAEGKLLGGTTTRTMATDEWGKETDKKFQAWPRTAGPPVVMNPVRRQNFIVKSSE, from the exons ATGGCGACCAAGTACATCATCGGATCAGTGGCTGCATCCTTCGCATTCGCCTATGTCTGCGAGATCTACATCGCGGAAGGAAAGCTTCTTGGAG GCACGACGACTCGGACCATGGCGACTGACGAGTGGGGGAAGGAGACGGACAAGAAGTTCCAGGCGTGGCCGCGGACGGCCGGGCCGCCGGTGGTGATGAACCCCGTCAGGCGCCAGAACTTCATCGTCAAGTCGTCTGAATAA
- the LOC4329944 gene encoding uncharacterized protein isoform X2, with protein sequence MADGNPDGIKRYTPPVHRNRANNRRKSGDRAEKASYLYNNDGEKSHAPSLKNLPPIIPHETFFSNPQNDYSQTRLIPLEGCCASEAAQLLNDRWAAAMNLYNDQSYDSPDKPVMYSGSSGSSWGHGHMKLPHQYR encoded by the exons ATGGCGGACGGCAACCCGGACGGCATCAAGAGATACACCCCTCCCGTGCACAG GAACCGTGCTAACAATCGACGCAAGTCTGGAG ATAGGGCTGAGAAGGCTAGTTATTTGTACAATAATGATGGAGAGAAGAGCCATGCTCCTTCATTAAAGAACCTTCCACCAATTATCCCTCATGAGACTTTTTTCAGCAATCCTCAGAATGATTACAGTCAAACAAGATTAATACCCTTGGAGGGATGTTGTGCCAGTGAGGCTGCCCAGCTTCTCAATGACC GTTGGGCTGCAGCAATGAACTTGTACAATGATCAGTCATATGATTCCCCTG ATAAGCCGGTGATGTACTCTGGATCTAGTGGATCATCATGGGGTCATGGTCACATGAAACTTCCTCATCAG TACAGATGA
- the LOC4329944 gene encoding uncharacterized protein isoform X1: MADGNPDGIKRYTPPVHRNRANNRRKSGDRAEKASYLYNNDGEKSHAPSLKNLPPIIPHETFFSNPQNDYSQTRLIPLEGCCASEAAQLLNDRWAAAMNLYNDQSYDSPDKPVMYSGSSGSSWGHGHMKLPHQMNFSEELRRALDEQPVTGPSVNTWN; the protein is encoded by the exons ATGGCGGACGGCAACCCGGACGGCATCAAGAGATACACCCCTCCCGTGCACAG GAACCGTGCTAACAATCGACGCAAGTCTGGAG ATAGGGCTGAGAAGGCTAGTTATTTGTACAATAATGATGGAGAGAAGAGCCATGCTCCTTCATTAAAGAACCTTCCACCAATTATCCCTCATGAGACTTTTTTCAGCAATCCTCAGAATGATTACAGTCAAACAAGATTAATACCCTTGGAGGGATGTTGTGCCAGTGAGGCTGCCCAGCTTCTCAATGACC GTTGGGCTGCAGCAATGAACTTGTACAATGATCAGTCATATGATTCCCCTG ATAAGCCGGTGATGTACTCTGGATCTAGTGGATCATCATGGGGTCATGGTCACATGAAACTTCCTCATCAG ATGAACTTCTCTGAGGAGTTGCGCCGTGCCCTAGATGAGCAACCAGTCACAGGACCGTCTGTCAACACCTGGAACTAA